Proteins from one Bos indicus x Bos taurus breed Angus x Brahman F1 hybrid chromosome 19, Bos_hybrid_MaternalHap_v2.0, whole genome shotgun sequence genomic window:
- the NEURL4 gene encoding neuralized-like protein 4 isoform X3, whose product MAAGSGGNGGSGGGPGPGPGGGGGPGGSGPGPGSGGSLGSSGELHPRTGRLVSLSACGRTARRQQPGQEFNHGLVLSREPLRDGRVFTVRIDRKVNSWSGSIEIGVTALDPNVLDFPSSATGLKGGSWVVSGCSVLRDGRSVLEEYGQDLDQLGEGDRVGVERTAAGELRLWVNGRDCGVAATGLPARVWAVVDLYGKCTQITVLPPEPGFSPPTPSPTPPLEPSAPAEDSALAEQGTSGDEAFMVSPAQARPETFPNSLESHNDFAGMELSEVVSNAILSAYNGGLLNVNLSSPPAGEAPGSSGAATSPIVTSNDALLFHEKCGTLIKLSNNNKTAERRRPLDEFNNGVVMTNRPLRDNEMFEIRIDKLVDKWSGSIEIGVTTHNPNNLEYPATMTNLQSGTIMMSGCGILTNGKGTRREYCEFSLDELQEGDHIGLTRKSNSALHFFINGIDQGVATPLTPPVVYGVVDLYGMAVKVTIVHNNNHSDRLRRNNAILRALSPEGALRRAAPTTQAEPERLLFHPNCGQKAAITHEGRTALRPHATDDFNHGVVLSSRALRDGEVFQVRIDKMVDKWAGSIEIGVTTHNPAYLQLPSTMTNLRSGTWMMTGNGVMHNGTTILDEYGHNLDRLKAGDTVGVVRREDGTLHFFVNGMTQGPAAWNVPPGVYAVVDLYGQAAQATIVDDVEVPQVPEPLPEGNNQVSPSSPSSGAGGSDLRFHQLHGSNAVITNGGRTALRHNCRSEFNDAIVISNRALRDGELFEIVIQKMVDRWSGSIEAGVTAIRPEDLEFPNTMTDIDYDTWMLSGTAIMQDGNTMRNNYGCDLDALGTGARIGMMRTAKGDLHYFINGQDQGAACSGLPPEVYAVVDLYGQCVQVSITNATGPMDNSLATSNSATEKSFPLHSPVAGVAHRFHSICGKNIALEEDGTRAVRAAGYAHGLVFSTKELKSEEIFEVKVEELDEKWAGSLRLGLTTLAPGDMGPGAGGGPGLPPSLPELRTKTTWMVSSCEVRRDGQLQRMNYGRNLERLGVGSRVGIRRGADDTMHILVDGEDMGPAATGIAKSVWAVLDLYGPVRSVSIVSSTRLDEPEGTQPPSPSSDTGSEGEEDDEGEEHGLEGQNQVAIMPTALEFLENHGKNILLSNGNRTATRVASYNQGIVVINQPLVPQLLVQVRIDFLNRQWTSSLVLGVITCPPERLNFPASACALKRAAWLLRGRGVFHNGLKICEKFGPNLDTCPEGTILGLRLDSSGGLHLHINGMDQGVAVPDVPQPCHALVDLYGQCEQVTIVSPEPGAASGKSAGTQGDMEKADMVDGIKESVCWGPPPTTSPLKSCEYHALCSRFQELLLLPEDYFMPPPKRSLCYCESCRKLRGDEAHRRRGEPPREYALPFGWCRFNLRVNPRLEAGTLTKKWHMAYHGSNVAAVRRVLDRGELGAGTASILSCRPLKGEPGTGFEEPGENCAPPREEQPPPVLLSPSLQYAGAETLASKVQFRDPKSQRTHQAQVAFQVCVRPGSYTPGPPSAALREPPDPHFSPAELEWVTKEKGATLLYALLVRVE is encoded by the exons ATGGCGGCGGGGTCGGGTGGGAATGGGGGCTCCGGGGGAGGCCCCGGGCCGGGGCCGGGTGGGGGTGGTGGCCCCGGCGGGAGCGGCCCAGGGCCGGGGTCCGGCGGGAGTCTGGGCAGCAGCGGGGAGCTGCATCCGCGCACCGGGCGCTTGGTGAGCTTGTCGGCCTGTGGGCGTACGGCGCGGCGGCAGCAGCCAGGCCAGGAGTTTAACCACGGGCTGGTGTTGAGTCGGGAACCCTTGCGGGATGGACGCGTCTTCACCGTCCGCATCGACCGCAAG GTCAACTCCTGGAGTGGCTCCATTGAGATTGGGGTGACGGCACTGGACCCCAATGTGCTGGACTTCCCAAGCAGCGCTACAGGGCTGAAGGGGGGCTCGTGGGTAGTGTCGGGCTGCTCGGTGCTGAGGGATGGACGGTCTGTGCTGGAGGAGTATGGGCAGGACCTTGACCAGCTTGGCGAAGGGGACCGTGTGGGCGTGGAGCGCACGGCTGCCGGGGAGCTGCGGCTCTGGGTGAATGGGCGGGATTGCGGCGTGGCTGCCACGGGCCTTCCGGCTCGTGTCTGGGCCGTCGTGGACCTTTACGGCAAGTGCACCCAGATCACTGTGCTCCCCCCTGAGCCGGGCTTCAGCCCCCCTACTCCCAGCCCCACGCCTCCCCTTGAGCCTTCCGCCCCCGCTGAAGATTCTGCCTTGGCTGAACAAGGGACCTCTGGGGATGAAG CCTTCATGGTATCCCCAGCGCAGGCCCGACCGGAGACGTTTCCTAACAGCCTTGAGTCGCATAATG ACTTTGCCGGCATGGAGCTCTCCGAGGTGGTGAGCAATGCCATCCTGTCTGCGTACAACGGGGGGCTCCTGAATGTGAACCTGAGCTCCCCCCCAGCAGGGGAAGCACCAGGGTCTAGCGGTGCTGCCACCTCGCCCATTGTCACCTCCAACGATGCTCTCCTTTTCCATGAGAAGTGTGGAACCCTCATCAAGCTCAGCAACAATAATAAGACCGCTGAGCGCCGCCGGCCCCTGGATGAATTCAACAACGGGGTTGTCATGACCAATCGCCCGCTCCGGGACAATGAGATGTTTGAG ATCCGCATCGATAAGCTCGTAGATAAGTGGTCAGGCTCCATTGAGATTGGTGTCACCACCCACAACCCCAACAATCTGGAGTACCCAGCCACCATGACCAACCTGCAGTCAG GTACCATCATGATGAGCGGCTGTGGTATCCTGACCAATGGCAAGGGCACCCGCCGGGAGTACTGTGAATTCAGCCTGGATGAGCTGCAG GAGGGTGATCACATTGGTCTCACGAGGAAGTCCAACTCTGCCCTACACTTCTTCATTAATGGCATTGATCAGG GTGTGGCGACCCCCTTGACACCCCCAGTGGTGTACGGTGTGGTGGACTTGTATGGGATGGCCGTGAAGGTGACCATCGTCCACAATAACAACCACAGTGACCGCCTTCGCCGGAACAATGCCATCCTGCGGGCTCTGTCCCCTGAGGGTGCTCTCCGCCGGGCTGCTCCTACAACCCAGGCAGAACCTGAGCGCCTGCTCTTCCACCCCAACTGTGGGCAGAAGGCAGCCATCACCCACGAGGGACGCACTGCCCTGAGGCCCCA TGCCACCGACGACTTCAATCATGGTGTGGTGCTGAGCAGCAGAGCCCTGCGGGATGGAGAGGTGTTCCAGGTGCGCATCGACAAGATGGTGGACAAGTGGGCTGGCTCCATTGAGATTGGCGTCACCACCCACAACCCTGCCTACCTCCAGTTGCCCTCCACCATGACCAACTTGCGCTCTG GGACCTGGATGATGACAGGGAATGGGGTGATGCACAACGGGACGACCATCTTGGACGAATACGGGCACAACCTGGACCGACTCAAG gcaggggacacggtGGGCGTTGTGCGGCGGGAGGACGGGACTCTCCACTTCTTCGTCAATGGCATGACTCAGGGTCCCGCTGCCTGGAATGTGCCCCCAGGAGTCTATGCTGTAGTGGATCTCTATGGCCAGGCGGCCCAGGCCACCATTGTGGACGACGTGG AGGTGCCCCAAGTCCCTGAACCACTCCCTGAGGGGAACAACCAGGTGTCTCCAAGCTCCCCATCGTCTGGGGCTGGGGGCTCGGACCTCCGCTTCCACCAGCTGCATGGCAGCAATGCGGTCATCACCAACGGGGGCCGTACTGCGCTCCGCCACAATTGCCGCAGCGAGTTCAACGATGCCATTGTCATCTCCAACCG AGCCCTGAGAGATGGCGAGCTGTTTGAAATCGTCATTCAGAAGATGGTGGACCGCTGGTCAGGCTCCATTGAGGCTG GAGTGACCGCTATTCGGCCGGAGGACCTTGAATTCCCCAACACTATGACAGACATTGACTATGACACATGGATGCTGAG CGGCACAGCCATCATGCAAGATGGGAACACCATGCGCAACAACTACGGGTGTGATCTTGACGCGCTGGGCACTGGCGCCCGCATCGGTATGATGCGCACGGCCAAGGGCGACCTGCACTACTTCATCAATGGCCAGGACCAAGGCGCTGCGTGCTCAGGCTTGCCTCCCG AAGTGTATGCAGTAGTGGATCTGTACGGCCAGTGCGTCCaagtgtccatcaccaatgccaccggccccatggacaacagcctggCGACCAGCAACTCCGCCACTGAGAAGTCGTTCCCCCTGCACTCCCCAG TGGCTGGCGTGGCCCACCGATTCCACAGCATCTGTGGCAAGAACATCGCTCTGGAGGAAGACGGCACGAGGGCAGTGCGAGCAGCCGGCTACGCCCATGGCCTCGTCTTCAGCACCAAGGAGCTCAAGAGTGAGGAAATCTTCGAG GTGAAGGTGGAGGAGCTGGATGAGAAGTGGGCCGGCTCCCTCCGCCTAGGGCTGACCACGCTAGCGCCTGGGGACATGGGGCCCGGCGCAGGTGGGGGCCCGGgactgcctccctccctgccagAGCTCCGGACAAAGACCACCTGGATGGTGTCCAGCTGTGAAGTGAGGCGCGACGGGCAACTCCAGAGGATGAACTATGGCCGGAACCTGGAGAGGCTGGGG GTGGGAAGCCGTGTGGGCATTCGCCGAGGGGCAGACGACACAATGCACATCCTGGTAGATGGAGAGGATATGGGTCCTGCAGCCACCGGCATTGCCAAG AGTGTGTGGGCTGTGTTGGATCTATATGGGCCAGTGCGGAGTGTCTCTATTGTCAGTTCCACCCGTCTGGATGAGCCAGAAggcactcagcctccttcccCCAGCTCAGACACCGGCAGTGAGGGTGAGGAGGACGACGAAGGCGAGGAGCATGGCCTGGAA GGCCAGAACCAAGTGGCCATTATGCCCACAGCCCTTGAGTTCCTGGAGAACCATGGGAAGAATATTCTCTTGTCCAATGGGAACCGTACAGCCACACGAGTGGCCAGCTACAACCAGGGCATAGTTGTCATCAACCAGCCCCTGGTGCCCCAGCTGCTGGTCCAG GTGCGGATAGACTTCCTGAACCGGCAGTGGACATCTTCCCTTGTCCTGGGAGTCATCACCTGCCCACCGGAGAGGCTCAACTTCCCTGCTTCTGCCTGTGCCCTCAAACGGGCAGCCTGGCTGTTGCGGGGCCGAGGGGTCTTCCACAATGGCCTCAag ATCTGTGAGAAATTTGGGCCGAATCTGGACACATGTCCAGAAGGCACCATCCTGGGACTGCGGCTGGACAGCTCTGGGGGGCTGCACCTCCATATCAACGGGATGGACCAGGGGGTGGCTGTGCCAGATGTCCCCCAGCCATGCCATGCGCTCGTGGACCTCTATGGGCAGTGTGAGCAG GTGACAATCGTGAGCCCTGAACCAGGGGCTGCCAGTGGGAAAAGTGCTGGAACCCAAGGGGACATGGAGAAAGCTGACATGGTGGATG GTATCAAGGAGAGTGTGTGCTGGGGCCCACCGCCCACCACTAGCCCCCTCAAAAGCTGCGAGTATCACGCCCTTTGCTCCCGTTTCCAGGAACTGCTGCTGCTTCCTG AGGACTATTTCATGCCTCCGCCGAAGCGTAGCCTGTGCTACTGTGAGTCTTGCCGAAAACTTCGAGGAGATGAGGCCCACAGGCGCCGAGGGGAGCCCCCCCGTGAATATGCTCTGCCCTTTGGTTGGTGCAGGTTCAACCTCAG GGTGAACCCCCGCCTGGAGGCTGGGACACTAACCAAGAAGTGGCACATGGCCTACCATGGAAGCAATGTGGCGGCTGTCCGGAGGGTGCTGGACCGAGGGGAGCTGGGGGCAG GCACTGCTTCCATCCTGAGCTGCCGGCCCTTGAAGGGAGAGCCTGGGACAGGGTTTGAGGAGCCTGGAGAGAACTGTGCGCCTCCCCGGGAGGAGCAGCCCCCTCCAGTGCTgctttccccctccctccaatATGCTGGGGCTGAGACCCTGGCATCCAAAGTGCA ATTCCGGGACCCCAAATCCCAGCGGACGCACCAGGCCCAGGTGGCGTTCCAGGTGTGTGTGCGCCCTGGCTCCTACACCCCGGGACCCCCTTCTGCGGCCCTCAGAGAGCCTCCCGATCCTCACTTCAGCCCAGCCGAACTTGAGTGGGTGACCAAGGAGAAAGGGGCCACGCTCCTCTATGCCCTGCTGGTACGGGTGGAGTGA
- the NEURL4 gene encoding neuralized-like protein 4 isoform X5 produces MAAGSGGNGGSGGGPGPGPGGGGGPGGSGPGPGSGGSLGSSGELHPRTGRLVSLSACGRTARRQQPGQEFNHGLVLSREPLRDGRVFTVRIDRKVNSWSGSIEIGVTALDPNVLDFPSSATGLKGGSWVVSGCSVLRDGRSVLEEYGQDLDQLGEGDRVGVERTAAGELRLWVNGRDCGVAATGLPARVWAVVDLYGKCTQITVLPPEPGFSPPTPSPTPPLEPSAPAEDSALAEQGTSGDEDFAGMELSEVVSNAILSAYNGGLLNVNLSSPPAGEAPGSSGAATSPIVTSNDALLFHEKCGTLIKLSNNNKTAERRRPLDEFNNGVVMTNRPLRDNEMFEIRIDKLVDKWSGSIEIGVTTHNPNNLEYPATMTNLQSGTIMMSGCGILTNGKGTRREYCEFSLDELQEGDHIGLTRKSNSALHFFINGIDQGVATPLTPPVVYGVVDLYGMAVKVTIVHNNNHSDRLRRNNAILRALSPEGALRRAAPTTQAEPERLLFHPNCGQKAAITHEGRTALRPHATDDFNHGVVLSSRALRDGEVFQVRIDKMVDKWAGSIEIGVTTHNPAYLQLPSTMTNLRSGTWMMTGNGVMHNGTTILDEYGHNLDRLKAGDTVGVVRREDGTLHFFVNGMTQGPAAWNVPPGVYAVVDLYGQAAQATIVDDVEVPQVPEPLPEGNNQVSPSSPSSGAGGSDLRFHQLHGSNAVITNGGRTALRHNCRSEFNDAIVISNRALRDGELFEIVIQKMVDRWSGSIEAGVTAIRPEDLEFPNTMTDIDYDTWMLSGTAIMQDGNTMRNNYGCDLDALGTGARIGMMRTAKGDLHYFINGQDQGAACSGLPPGKEVYAVVDLYGQCVQVSITNATGPMDNSLATSNSATEKSFPLHSPVAGVAHRFHSICGKNIALEEDGTRAVRAAGYAHGLVFSTKELKSEEIFEVKVEELDEKWAGSLRLGLTTLAPGDMGPGAGGGPGLPPSLPELRTKTTWMVSSCEVRRDGQLQRMNYGRNLERLGVGSRVGIRRGADDTMHILVDGEDMGPAATGIAKSVWAVLDLYGPVRSVSIVSSTRLDEPEGTQPPSPSSDTGSEGEEDDEGEEHGLEGQNQVAIMPTALEFLENHGKNILLSNGNRTATRVASYNQGIVVINQPLVPQLLVQVRIDFLNRQWTSSLVLGVITCPPERLNFPASACALKRAAWLLRGRGVFHNGLKICEKFGPNLDTCPEGTILGLRLDSSGGLHLHINGMDQGVAVPDVPQPCHALVDLYGQCEQVTIVSPEPGAASGKSAGTQGDMEKADMVDGIKESVCWGPPPTTSPLKSCEYHALCSRFQELLLLPEDYFMPPPKRSLCYCESCRKLRGDEAHRRRGEPPREYALPFGWCRFNLRVNPRLEAGTLTKKWHMAYHGSNVAAVRRVLDRGELGAGTASILSCRPLKGEPGTGFEEPGENCAPPREEQPPPVLLSPSLQYAGAETLASKVQFRDPKSQRTHQAQVAFQVCVRPGSYTPGPPSAALREPPDPHFSPAELEWVTKEKGATLLYALLVRVE; encoded by the exons ATGGCGGCGGGGTCGGGTGGGAATGGGGGCTCCGGGGGAGGCCCCGGGCCGGGGCCGGGTGGGGGTGGTGGCCCCGGCGGGAGCGGCCCAGGGCCGGGGTCCGGCGGGAGTCTGGGCAGCAGCGGGGAGCTGCATCCGCGCACCGGGCGCTTGGTGAGCTTGTCGGCCTGTGGGCGTACGGCGCGGCGGCAGCAGCCAGGCCAGGAGTTTAACCACGGGCTGGTGTTGAGTCGGGAACCCTTGCGGGATGGACGCGTCTTCACCGTCCGCATCGACCGCAAG GTCAACTCCTGGAGTGGCTCCATTGAGATTGGGGTGACGGCACTGGACCCCAATGTGCTGGACTTCCCAAGCAGCGCTACAGGGCTGAAGGGGGGCTCGTGGGTAGTGTCGGGCTGCTCGGTGCTGAGGGATGGACGGTCTGTGCTGGAGGAGTATGGGCAGGACCTTGACCAGCTTGGCGAAGGGGACCGTGTGGGCGTGGAGCGCACGGCTGCCGGGGAGCTGCGGCTCTGGGTGAATGGGCGGGATTGCGGCGTGGCTGCCACGGGCCTTCCGGCTCGTGTCTGGGCCGTCGTGGACCTTTACGGCAAGTGCACCCAGATCACTGTGCTCCCCCCTGAGCCGGGCTTCAGCCCCCCTACTCCCAGCCCCACGCCTCCCCTTGAGCCTTCCGCCCCCGCTGAAGATTCTGCCTTGGCTGAACAAGGGACCTCTGGGGATGAAG ACTTTGCCGGCATGGAGCTCTCCGAGGTGGTGAGCAATGCCATCCTGTCTGCGTACAACGGGGGGCTCCTGAATGTGAACCTGAGCTCCCCCCCAGCAGGGGAAGCACCAGGGTCTAGCGGTGCTGCCACCTCGCCCATTGTCACCTCCAACGATGCTCTCCTTTTCCATGAGAAGTGTGGAACCCTCATCAAGCTCAGCAACAATAATAAGACCGCTGAGCGCCGCCGGCCCCTGGATGAATTCAACAACGGGGTTGTCATGACCAATCGCCCGCTCCGGGACAATGAGATGTTTGAG ATCCGCATCGATAAGCTCGTAGATAAGTGGTCAGGCTCCATTGAGATTGGTGTCACCACCCACAACCCCAACAATCTGGAGTACCCAGCCACCATGACCAACCTGCAGTCAG GTACCATCATGATGAGCGGCTGTGGTATCCTGACCAATGGCAAGGGCACCCGCCGGGAGTACTGTGAATTCAGCCTGGATGAGCTGCAG GAGGGTGATCACATTGGTCTCACGAGGAAGTCCAACTCTGCCCTACACTTCTTCATTAATGGCATTGATCAGG GTGTGGCGACCCCCTTGACACCCCCAGTGGTGTACGGTGTGGTGGACTTGTATGGGATGGCCGTGAAGGTGACCATCGTCCACAATAACAACCACAGTGACCGCCTTCGCCGGAACAATGCCATCCTGCGGGCTCTGTCCCCTGAGGGTGCTCTCCGCCGGGCTGCTCCTACAACCCAGGCAGAACCTGAGCGCCTGCTCTTCCACCCCAACTGTGGGCAGAAGGCAGCCATCACCCACGAGGGACGCACTGCCCTGAGGCCCCA TGCCACCGACGACTTCAATCATGGTGTGGTGCTGAGCAGCAGAGCCCTGCGGGATGGAGAGGTGTTCCAGGTGCGCATCGACAAGATGGTGGACAAGTGGGCTGGCTCCATTGAGATTGGCGTCACCACCCACAACCCTGCCTACCTCCAGTTGCCCTCCACCATGACCAACTTGCGCTCTG GGACCTGGATGATGACAGGGAATGGGGTGATGCACAACGGGACGACCATCTTGGACGAATACGGGCACAACCTGGACCGACTCAAG gcaggggacacggtGGGCGTTGTGCGGCGGGAGGACGGGACTCTCCACTTCTTCGTCAATGGCATGACTCAGGGTCCCGCTGCCTGGAATGTGCCCCCAGGAGTCTATGCTGTAGTGGATCTCTATGGCCAGGCGGCCCAGGCCACCATTGTGGACGACGTGG AGGTGCCCCAAGTCCCTGAACCACTCCCTGAGGGGAACAACCAGGTGTCTCCAAGCTCCCCATCGTCTGGGGCTGGGGGCTCGGACCTCCGCTTCCACCAGCTGCATGGCAGCAATGCGGTCATCACCAACGGGGGCCGTACTGCGCTCCGCCACAATTGCCGCAGCGAGTTCAACGATGCCATTGTCATCTCCAACCG AGCCCTGAGAGATGGCGAGCTGTTTGAAATCGTCATTCAGAAGATGGTGGACCGCTGGTCAGGCTCCATTGAGGCTG GAGTGACCGCTATTCGGCCGGAGGACCTTGAATTCCCCAACACTATGACAGACATTGACTATGACACATGGATGCTGAG CGGCACAGCCATCATGCAAGATGGGAACACCATGCGCAACAACTACGGGTGTGATCTTGACGCGCTGGGCACTGGCGCCCGCATCGGTATGATGCGCACGGCCAAGGGCGACCTGCACTACTTCATCAATGGCCAGGACCAAGGCGCTGCGTGCTCAGGCTTGCCTCCCGGTAAAG AAGTGTATGCAGTAGTGGATCTGTACGGCCAGTGCGTCCaagtgtccatcaccaatgccaccggccccatggacaacagcctggCGACCAGCAACTCCGCCACTGAGAAGTCGTTCCCCCTGCACTCCCCAG TGGCTGGCGTGGCCCACCGATTCCACAGCATCTGTGGCAAGAACATCGCTCTGGAGGAAGACGGCACGAGGGCAGTGCGAGCAGCCGGCTACGCCCATGGCCTCGTCTTCAGCACCAAGGAGCTCAAGAGTGAGGAAATCTTCGAG GTGAAGGTGGAGGAGCTGGATGAGAAGTGGGCCGGCTCCCTCCGCCTAGGGCTGACCACGCTAGCGCCTGGGGACATGGGGCCCGGCGCAGGTGGGGGCCCGGgactgcctccctccctgccagAGCTCCGGACAAAGACCACCTGGATGGTGTCCAGCTGTGAAGTGAGGCGCGACGGGCAACTCCAGAGGATGAACTATGGCCGGAACCTGGAGAGGCTGGGG GTGGGAAGCCGTGTGGGCATTCGCCGAGGGGCAGACGACACAATGCACATCCTGGTAGATGGAGAGGATATGGGTCCTGCAGCCACCGGCATTGCCAAG AGTGTGTGGGCTGTGTTGGATCTATATGGGCCAGTGCGGAGTGTCTCTATTGTCAGTTCCACCCGTCTGGATGAGCCAGAAggcactcagcctccttcccCCAGCTCAGACACCGGCAGTGAGGGTGAGGAGGACGACGAAGGCGAGGAGCATGGCCTGGAA GGCCAGAACCAAGTGGCCATTATGCCCACAGCCCTTGAGTTCCTGGAGAACCATGGGAAGAATATTCTCTTGTCCAATGGGAACCGTACAGCCACACGAGTGGCCAGCTACAACCAGGGCATAGTTGTCATCAACCAGCCCCTGGTGCCCCAGCTGCTGGTCCAG GTGCGGATAGACTTCCTGAACCGGCAGTGGACATCTTCCCTTGTCCTGGGAGTCATCACCTGCCCACCGGAGAGGCTCAACTTCCCTGCTTCTGCCTGTGCCCTCAAACGGGCAGCCTGGCTGTTGCGGGGCCGAGGGGTCTTCCACAATGGCCTCAag ATCTGTGAGAAATTTGGGCCGAATCTGGACACATGTCCAGAAGGCACCATCCTGGGACTGCGGCTGGACAGCTCTGGGGGGCTGCACCTCCATATCAACGGGATGGACCAGGGGGTGGCTGTGCCAGATGTCCCCCAGCCATGCCATGCGCTCGTGGACCTCTATGGGCAGTGTGAGCAG GTGACAATCGTGAGCCCTGAACCAGGGGCTGCCAGTGGGAAAAGTGCTGGAACCCAAGGGGACATGGAGAAAGCTGACATGGTGGATG GTATCAAGGAGAGTGTGTGCTGGGGCCCACCGCCCACCACTAGCCCCCTCAAAAGCTGCGAGTATCACGCCCTTTGCTCCCGTTTCCAGGAACTGCTGCTGCTTCCTG AGGACTATTTCATGCCTCCGCCGAAGCGTAGCCTGTGCTACTGTGAGTCTTGCCGAAAACTTCGAGGAGATGAGGCCCACAGGCGCCGAGGGGAGCCCCCCCGTGAATATGCTCTGCCCTTTGGTTGGTGCAGGTTCAACCTCAG GGTGAACCCCCGCCTGGAGGCTGGGACACTAACCAAGAAGTGGCACATGGCCTACCATGGAAGCAATGTGGCGGCTGTCCGGAGGGTGCTGGACCGAGGGGAGCTGGGGGCAG GCACTGCTTCCATCCTGAGCTGCCGGCCCTTGAAGGGAGAGCCTGGGACAGGGTTTGAGGAGCCTGGAGAGAACTGTGCGCCTCCCCGGGAGGAGCAGCCCCCTCCAGTGCTgctttccccctccctccaatATGCTGGGGCTGAGACCCTGGCATCCAAAGTGCA ATTCCGGGACCCCAAATCCCAGCGGACGCACCAGGCCCAGGTGGCGTTCCAGGTGTGTGTGCGCCCTGGCTCCTACACCCCGGGACCCCCTTCTGCGGCCCTCAGAGAGCCTCCCGATCCTCACTTCAGCCCAGCCGAACTTGAGTGGGTGACCAAGGAGAAAGGGGCCACGCTCCTCTATGCCCTGCTGGTACGGGTGGAGTGA